The region TTTCACGTGCAGAAAACTAGGGCTGTTTCTAGATTATCAGCCTCTGTTTACACCATCCGAATGGCGCTCCCCGATAGAGCTGGCAGCTGAGGGGGTTGGGTAGGAGGCAGATTGAAGTCAGACTTTGTCAGTAAGGGGAGTTGCTGATTTATTACCCAgcaaaaaaaaccctacagaaaACTTGCAAAGAGTGCctagtttttttgtttctccttttgtaGATGCTTACAgcttcctctgtccctctcccatGCCTTCTGTTTTAAGTGCTAAGAAACACCTCAACAATCGTTTCAGGTAAACTAAGTGCTCTGAATTCAGGCCATTTGGGTAAAGCCAGAATTTCCAAATTATTGTACTAATTACAGGTAAGCATCGATCTTAGGAATCAGAGATGTTAAATGGTTAACGTGTAATCATTAGGATTCATTCCTCTTCCTTAATAATGGCTTTTGAACTTCAGCAAATTCTTATACGCCACATAGAAAAAATGCTGAATCTATAAACCATGTCCTGGAGGtccgaacctgagatgctttttCTCTAGAGCCGTGACTGATTATCCCAAGCACAGCATGACTTCGACCCGTGGAAATGAGCTACAGGCTCGTCCTGGGAGGAACATGCATTTGAAGAGGCTTCTTTTGTGGGGGTTTGTGTTTTTCACCCAGTGTATGGTATTCACATGCCTTTGCCAGGTACCCCTTACCTCTGCAGCCTAACCTCTGTAGAGAGCTGACGGAGATGTCATCAGAAATGATCTCCGTGGTGGTATCCTTGTTGGCGGGGGAAGGAACACGGCTTTAATGATCACTAGCTCACATTTTGTTaagaacccacagccttggccttCTTAGCTCCTGCCGTAATCAGCTGACCGAGCGACCCAACAATCCAGTGCTCAAAGACTAAGGTTGTTCATTTCATGGGTGGCAGGATACCCCCATGGCCAGGTTAGTTCACCAGATAGCCTTCCAACAGACTCTAAGGGGCAAAGACACATTCCATTTCTGGAAGAAGCCTTGCCTCTCTTAGTTGTAAGACAACTATTGCTGAGGTTTCCATTCCGATTGGGAAACTGGGAGGCTTTAGTCACTAAACAGCACAAGATCCACTGAAGTGTTTTCCCTGTCCCATCTCTGATCTGGGGAGGAGGGTGCCggtgtgctgtgtgctgtgttCTCGGAGTCCTGGTCCCCACCGCCGAATGGAGGTAGTGTCAATATTCGGTCAGATTTCACTCCAAACtataagaagctagaaaaaaactGCAAACTACTTACAAGTCCAAGTAGATCTGATATTTACATAGTTGCCCCTAGCTTAgaaaattgatgtttttatcatttatttttacaagatCAGGCTGAGTCAAGTCCTATAAGCAAAGTAAAGTGAGGTATTGTATCTTTCATGCTGCACCCTGGCCATAAAAACTTGACTAAACTCCCTAGAGACTCGGTCTCCTCATGAGTGAAATGGGGATAGTGCCCCTGCTGACCTACGGTTGTCAAGCTCAAGTCAGGGGGCAGATATATGCATAACAGAATGTATTACtgctataaataaaatgttattatttccgGTTCCTAGGGAAAGTCTCAGGAGAAGGCCCAAGTATGCAGTGTTTGTACCTTACAGTTACTTTAGACCTACTATACAAGCTGAATAAGTCTTATTTCATCCACATATTGACTACAGCTAAGCTTCATTGATAACTATCAAAGATAACTCAAAATTCCTAAAAGCGGTATCATATTTCATCCACATATTGAGTAAACCTAAGCTTTATTGATAACTGGCAAAGATCACTGTCCAAGTCCCTAAAACTGGTTAATGCCAACCATGAATAGATTGAGAaaagacacaattttaaaaaattccattataTGTCATAGACACACACATCACTGCATAAATGAGCttactttatttaaagatttataaaaactcacaaaaaaagaaaacataaaactactTCAATGGGAGGTGCCACCAACCCCACCCATTTTCCCAACATCTCGTCTCTAAGGGTTAAAGTGGAAACCTAGACTTCCTGGGCAAGAAGGACCACTTGCTCTCTGCCAGTGACGAAAACAAGCGAACCAACACACAAACGGAAGCTTCATTAAAACATTTCAGGCGCTAAGGAAAGCATGAGAATGAGAGACAGTGTAGTCTAGTGGTTAAGAGCTGAGGCTCGAAGTTGGATTGACTTGCCCCAGAATCCCAGCACCGCTGCCCAGAACCTGCGCCTTTGACGGGCATCCTGACGTtgctgagcctctgtttcccagTCTTTATAATGGACCTGTGTCTGCTTCACGGGCCATGGTCTAGATCAGATGGCATCGTGCGTGTGCAGTGCTCATCACTGTGACAAGGCACGGGTCTGCTAGAAAACCAAATGGCGTGCCTGGCCTGGGAAGGTCCATTAGTCCCAGTTTCACTCATTGGCAGATAATTATGATAATAATTTATCATATGGAAATGGAATGGAAAAGCCAGAAACTACTGTCAGAATATGTAGGTCATACAGATAAATCATCAAGgtgttcaataaaataaatattttgtctttatctgtTATGTCACGTTTAATTAAGACTAAaattgtgagccctggctggtgtggctcagtggattgagcaccggcctgcaaaccaaagggtcgccagttggatccccagtcagggcacttgcctgggttgcaggccaggtccccagtagggggcgtgcaagaggcaaccacacactgatgtttctctttctccttcccttccccctctctaaaaataaataaataaaatcttttaaaaaacacaactaaaattgTTACGTGTATTGATGGTGTTAACCAGAGTTCTGATAGTAAACTAACAGTTTGTGACACTTCGCATGGCTAACTATGTTGCATTTTATCCCCATGTTCATAATTTACCATGTGTAAAACAGCACACGTTTTGGAATATTGGGTTCTTAATTATAGAATTGGTCATTTTATGCTTTAACACTATGTAAATTACTCAGCATAGAATGCCTTTTCTCTTCCACTAATAAAATTTATCCCAATGCtcaaagattttttaattcaCATTCTTATCAGCCTAGGTATAATGAATAGAAAACAGTAGGATACTTCTAAATCTACTACTAAAACAAAAACCTGACACGTCCTCATGCATTTTATAACCTAGATAATAAGTACAGCAGTGGGCAGAGatgagagatgagagagatggacagacaacttgccctcacagagctttGGTCCCTTCGGGTTTGCTCTGCTTTGGGGTAAGCTGACACAGATACAGAAGTAGATACACAAAAtttcaccaactttgataagtGTTTCTAAATGCATGCtcatatggcagctgtcacagcacaatctaacaaaattgtttcaaataaagttaaagaaaactaagtggAACTAGAGCCATCGCACAGAAGAAAACCAAACGAACTCTTGGCCGACCCAATATCTTACCGTTACCCAATAGCAATGCATAATCATTGACTACCATCTTACTGGTAGCTGAATTCTGtaaccaaattattttttctcccactttttaGGTGGAAAAAAAGTGAGTGTGTGAAAGCAGCACAATAAGAGGCATTTCCTCAGATTTGCATCAAGATGGAAACGTTTTGCTTCAGGGTGTCCTTTTGGGTGGCGCTGGTTGGATGTGTGATTAGCGGTCATTCTGAGAGCTACAATGCAAATCTGAGCACTCATGCGGAAGATGTTACCACTTTTCACGGGACAGAGCTCAGCTTCCCGGTGACCACGCATCGACCCTCCAAGCTGGCCCTACCCAGCAATGGCTCGATGCCCAACTACTGCCCACAGCAGACGAAGATTACTTCAGCTTTCAAGTACATTACCACCGTGATATCTTGTACTATTTTCATCGTGGGAATGGTGGGGAATGCAACTCTGCTCAGGATCATTTACCAGAACAAGTGTATGAGGAATGGCCCCAACGCGCTGATAGCCAGCCTCGCCCTCGGAGACCTTATCTATGTGGTCATTGATCTCCCCATCAATGTATTTAAGGTAGGAAGTCGCCACAACTATTATTTACAGGTTTGAACCTGTGCTCTGATTCCACAGTAAGAGAGTTGCTGCAGACTCTTCTGACCTGAATTTTATAATCTATTCCTTACTGAGAGCAGTTTCTGCAATCTTACAGCTAGcggcattttaaatttttattgttcgtTAAATGTTACACTTCTTTTCTAACTTAATTGTTAACCAAATAGTATTCTGGGAATGACTCTTCAAAGGTGTCTTTCATGCACGGGATTCTTTTGCCATCCCTGAGCTTGCTGAGTAGCTGGGCAATCCCGGGGAGATCACTTGATTTTTCTGAGACTCGATTTTCAGAGAGAGACCTATTGGGCCccaaaagtacttaaaataaatgcattcagTTGCATTTACCTTTCTAACGTGATGCTGTTCAGAAGCCCGATATCCACAGTGTGGCTTGAAAGGAAAAGCGCCTATTTCACTCCGGCAGCCTAGATTCATGGGTGGAGCCACAGCACATGCAGGCTTTCCCCTGGTGCCTGAGCGCCTGAGAGATAGCGGGCCCACGTGACTGCGGGCCGGGGTGGGCCTCAGTGAGCAGAATCACCGAAACCATTCACAGCAGGCATCCGCGCACGGTTGCCGCCTCTGCTGCTCCAGTTTACATTTAGAGAGTGCCCACTGTGTGTCGTCCCCCCCACCAAGCCGGGCAATAGGGTCCAAAAAGGCAAATTAAACAAAGTTAGTGcctgagtgagagagggagataaCTTATTCACTGTTGCTGTGGTCTCCTTGTTTCCAGGGCTATTTAGCACCAAAACGAACTGCAGCCAGAAGGAATTGGGGGAGTCCATATTTGGTCTTGTGATCGTGAGGGGAAATTGCTGCAAGAATTCAAATGAAccaaaattcaaataaaactgTGATCCATGCCAGATACTACAGCATGTCTTCATTCTAAGCCCAGGAAAAGCACTTTCCTCAGCCTTGAGTTCTTCTTCTATTTACTATCCATGCAAATGAAACTATTCTGCACAATCCTATTTTGAAATAGGACTTTAAATGGCAAGTGTTGTCAATTGAAGGCATAGCTTTTAAGGAGAACAGTAGCCTTTTGGTTTCCAACAGATACACTTAAACAGTGGCAAATTATCCTAGAGTACCAGAAAAATCAGTGGTCAGACAGTAAAGATGTAAGCAATGGTCACAATTttcaaaactacaaataaaaaaaaacattgcaaatTATCCAGCGCACTATAAAATTGAGGAAATTAgacaagtgattttttaaaaaatcacataccATCTCTTTCCACAGACTAGCATGAATACATGTTTTCTACTTGAAATTCAAATGGAATTACAGAACCAAACAATgaggcaaaatgaaaatgtgtaattaatttaaaatgtttaacatatgctacggaattttatttttttcctttaaaaggtaattttctCTTTATGAAGTATTATGTGTATTCAACACCTGACTTTCTCATGACTTCTTTAATAATAGATTTGAAAATGTTGTTATGACTCACTCAAAATTTGACTTCTCAGCAGTCACTGTGTGGGGGGTTAAAAAGTGATTATTCGTGCTTTGACACCAGTTAACCAACCCATCATGGCTCACAAGAGTAATTAACCATCTTTGAATTAATGATCCCCATTGGAACATATGCAAAGCAGCTTCTGGGAGGGTGACCTGCGTGTCACTTTTAGGTGCCACCTGCCAATTACAGAACCAAACTTCATTTCTACTGCACAGCAACATTTTTAAGTCAGATCATCTGGAGTCTCTCCAAATTTGTTGCaaatcccaaaagaaaaaaacctttattttaaaaaaaactttattttaaatccatatagtaatagataaaaaaaataacacattgttATTTGACTATATGGTTCTTACCTCTTGGAAATCCAATGCAGTCAGACTTCTGTATCCACAGGTCCTGCCTAGGCAAATTCAACTGActacaaatagaaaatattctgaaaaaagcTATGTCGTTGCTGACATGACTGTGTGTTTAGGTGTGCAGTAGTCATgtctgtactgaacatgtacaggcttcttcttcttcttgtcattattccctgGGACACAATATGGCAGAATGGCTACCTGCCTGCATTTACATTGTGCTAGGTGTTATGAGTGACCTAGATGTGACTTAAAATGCACAGAAAGATGTGcctaggttatatgcaaatactgtgccattttatataagggacttgagcaccCAAAGATGTGATTATTTGCAGGGGTCCTAGAACCAATCCCCCACAGACATCGAGGGGTGACTGTACTGTAATGCCTACTGTAGTTTTAAATAATATGGACAGTGTGACTGTGGTATCGTTACATCACAGGTATACATCTGTGTAATTCCTGTTTTACTAAAACTTATGTAATGAATCATTTAACCAACATTACTTTTAGAAAGTAGGCCTTTTGGTTTCAACAAAAACTACTCTTTAGTTGTTTCTATCTTTtcccagagggaaaagagaaaagcaatagAGGGAGCTAAAAAGACACCCAGTACTTGGGGGCTACTTCTACTTCTCTCAGTCCTCTCCCCAGGTTAGCAGATGGTGCTGCTTCTCTGACTTCAGTCCAGGGTAGGCAAGAGAAACCCTTCCAAGCACTGTGGGCACCAGGCCCTCACGCCTTTTCTCCACAGCTGCCTCCTTCCGTGAGACTCTGACGCTTTGGGGTCTCACATCCCGGACCCGTGATTCCTCTCCAACCATGTCGAGCTACCTCTTTAGTTCAGGGCAAAGTAGCAGCTGCCCACCTCATTTTACTAGTATGTTTAGGTATCCATGAAATGAAAGTAATGTGTAAACTTGGAGAACATGCTATTAAAAGGATAAATGGGGCTTCTTTGTCAGCCCTCCCCATTAGAAGAATTAGcttaaaaaaagatggaagtaTCTGCCATGCAGCCATAGCAGTGTCAGCATGAGTGGGAGGGGACAGTAGGAGGGCTGCATCTTTGCGCAAGGTAGACTCGCTGACTGCACTGCAGTAACACTGCAAGTGATAAAGCGTTCCttctgttcacattttctttcccttctctcactTTGAAAGAAATTGTATTGAAAGTGTTTCGTATGTGAATGCGACGTAAAACACAACGGACAAGCAAAGTCGTGGGGCTGTTTCCGGTCTGTCATTACCCCGTTCAGCTGCTGCAGGGCAGCTCTGGATGCTCTGCGGGCGTGGAAGTGGGGTCACTCCACACAGTTCCAAAAGTTTCCAAAAGATATCTGTGTCTTCGGagtttcttccctctgctcttgTATTGCACTTGGCTTCTATTTATGGAGTGTCCCTCTGCCCCAAAACACCCAGGAGCTCCCATGGTGAGCAGCCAAGgccctccccactctggccaTACTCCAACTACTTAATCACTGCCCAGGGTGCATGCTCAGCTCCTGGGGAACGCCATCACTGCCCCGAAGTACAGTGCTGCACCTTAAGCAACAGTCCCAGGGAGGCTGGATGCAGCCACGGAATTGCTGCTGCTGAGACATGTACAGATCCTGCACTGAGTCAGGTCTGGAGTTACATGTGCTGcattaaggaaaacaaataaccCCCAAAATGGAAAGAAGCCCCTCTGACCCTTGCTTAAACTCACACATACTCAGACACATTACATTCAGTGGTGACAAAATCAGACACTCTGTGAGAAAATGCAAAGCAGAAGGAACCTAACAAAGCAAATGAATGCCAGTTACCTTCCTGGTTTTCAAGCATAAAAGGGCCTTGCAAATGGCGATATTGAGGAAAACCTGTTACTAAGTTTATCAAAGAATCActctaatttttaattgttcaaaaaaTAATATCTCTAATTTCAAGAGAAGACTGAAAAGaacaagagggaggaagggaaatgagTTAGCAGCCCTTTTCAAATGCCCACACTTACAATCTAAACAGATGATGGAGTCAATTGGTCAAGAAATTACATTATCGGATATCCCGAATTTTCAAGAAATGCAAAAACTTAGCCATGGAAATTAATctatatacaaaatatgtgcaTTCATTACCAAGCAATTAAAGCACTGTATCTGTTTTTAGGGACCAAAAATAACCCCCAATTACTTAATGACAATATAGATTAGAAGTCTACAACTTAATAACTGTATCTTTAATGAATCATAAGATTTTGTTTATGCCATGGAGTGTCGTCCCCAGGGAGTTAGGTTATAATTTTGAATAGAGTGGAACCCTAGAAGTGATGTTTGTGCGTGGGTGGGCCAGAGCTGGGTACCACGTGCTTTCAGGACAACAGCTCCTCCATATGTGCATGCAGATACGGGGCCTAGTGAATAAAAACAGGCATGTGGGAAAGTCCATGTGAGAGAAGTAGAGTGGAGGAGATTAAATGATGGCCATGGGAAGAAGGGGGCGTTGAGTCTGATGACTTGACGTAGGACTCTCTGACGTGCGTAGCGGGCAGTTGGAACTGGTGACGTCAGAGGTGACACTGTAGGTGAACCGTGTCTTCATTGAACAGGTGGGCTGCAGCAGATCTGGGGAAACAAGCTAAACAGCCAGTGAGAGTGTTCAGTCATGACTGTTGATTACTACTTGGGTCCACTCTAAGCAACCACCTCTTGTTGAGGACAACAACAATTGAACAAATCCAATTTCTGCATGAAATGATTGGGAATATTCTGCAGTGGAAAGTCAAGGCTCCCAGTATGTTGCCCTGGCAGACGGACACATGGGAAATATGAGGAACGCGGAAACCCCAGATGTTCATGCAGAGCAGTTATGCCACTAGGGCCCATCCTGTCAGGGCAGCCGTGCAAAAGTTGCTTCTCCACACCTCAAGGCGATTCATGTCTCAAACACAAATGCCACaacttacatatttttatgcCTCAAACATaagttgttcaataaatgcttattgataGGATTTGATTTGATTAGGGCCTTTGCTGTTAAAATGAACTCCTAATCGGATTTCTCTGAGACCTTCACATTAAAATAGCGATAATGATAATAGTgatttctgagagggcttcttcATTTACGGACAAGGCACAGGATATCATCCGTGGGCTGCACATGCTATTCCCCCAAGTCGATCAAATTACCAATGAGTTGCACACGTGATACGGTATTGTCTAACCCTTTTACTCATCAAGCAGATAAACGGACCTTTCTCCTGTACCCCAGCAATAGTGCTGTACTCGTAACATCAGGCATAGAAACTGTAGCCCTGAATTTTAAGACAGGAAATGTGTCCCTTGACAAGGACCTCTGCCCCTTGTTGGGGCACCGCCTGCCAGCTAGTTTTCCTTGCGGGTAGCTCTGACCCTGCCCCCTTCCAGGGGCCGCTTCACAATTTTCCCCTGCCTCTGTCCACTCCAGCTTCCCTGGTCCATCTGAGAAGACCAAGATGACCCTTCCACCTGATATATTTGTCCCTCGTGCCTTCTCTGGCTTACTCCACTTTATTCTTCAGCTTACACACCCCTTTGTCTGGCAAGTATCCATGGCCCAGCCTGGGTTAGTGCCTTTCTCCTGTGCTGCCATGACGCCCTCTGTTAACCCTGTACTAGCATTTCACACACACTCTCTATTGTATTTGCCAATTCACTCGCCAGTCAGACCCACTAGACTGCAAGTTCCTTGAGGCAAGCTGCCACCATTCCCATTCATCATTGTATCCCCTGCATCCAGCACTGGCCCAGCTTTAAAAAGATTTGATGAatgagtaaaataagaaaatgtact is a window of Phyllostomus discolor isolate MPI-MPIP mPhyDis1 chromosome 8, mPhyDis1.pri.v3, whole genome shotgun sequence DNA encoding:
- the LOC114503525 gene encoding endothelin-1 receptor-like; this translates as METFCFRVSFWVALVGCVISGHSESYNANLSTHAEDVTTFHGTELSFPVTTHRPSKLALPSNGSMPNYCPQQTKITSAFKYITTVISCTIFIVGMVGNATLLRIIYQNKCMRNGPNALIASLALGDLIYVVIDLPINVFKVGSRHNYYLQV